Proteins encoded together in one Ralstonia insidiosa window:
- a CDS encoding alkaline phosphatase family protein, with product MFKLPRAGWLVASCAAVATALLVAACGTGDGGNTSTTAAVPAPTPAAPAPKTIQSIKHVFVITLENQNYATTFAANSKAPYLSQTLVSQGAHLQQYYGTTHVSLGNYVAMLSGQAVTPDTQMDCQVYKDFALSGMADHGQAIGTGCVYPTSIKTLPDQLKAVGLTWKGYMEDMGNDPTRESATCGHPTLNTQDKTQSAQAATAGGTPADMYATRHNPFAYFHSIIDSPDCATNVVNLNGLATDLQSINTTANFTFITPNLCNDGHDSPCVTGAPGGLVSADAFLQKWVPLIMASPAYQQDGLLIINFDESAYASQTMDTTTTPPTLTMTFTGQTCCNQQPGPNVTFPITQSFPASVSHYPYNINLVTQSHGGDRTGAVLLSPFIKPGTVSTTQYNHYALLKTLEDIFQVGGYLGYASQEGLQSMGSDVFTNLN from the coding sequence ATGTTCAAGCTTCCCCGAGCGGGCTGGCTGGTGGCCTCATGCGCGGCCGTTGCCACCGCACTCCTCGTTGCGGCATGCGGTACCGGCGATGGTGGCAACACCAGCACCACTGCCGCTGTCCCCGCGCCTACCCCGGCGGCGCCTGCCCCCAAGACCATCCAGTCGATCAAGCACGTGTTTGTGATCACGCTGGAAAACCAGAACTATGCGACCACGTTTGCCGCCAACTCCAAGGCGCCTTACCTGTCGCAAACGCTGGTGAGCCAGGGCGCGCACCTGCAGCAGTACTACGGCACCACGCACGTAAGCCTGGGCAACTACGTTGCCATGCTGAGCGGCCAGGCTGTTACGCCGGATACGCAGATGGACTGCCAGGTCTACAAGGACTTCGCCCTCTCGGGCATGGCTGACCATGGCCAGGCTATCGGCACGGGCTGCGTGTACCCCACCTCCATCAAGACCCTGCCTGATCAGCTCAAGGCCGTGGGCCTGACTTGGAAGGGCTACATGGAAGACATGGGCAACGACCCCACGCGTGAGTCCGCCACCTGCGGCCACCCGACGCTGAACACGCAGGACAAGACGCAGTCGGCACAGGCCGCGACGGCTGGCGGTACGCCGGCCGACATGTACGCCACGCGCCACAACCCGTTTGCGTACTTCCACTCGATCATCGACTCGCCGGACTGCGCGACCAATGTGGTCAACCTGAACGGCCTGGCGACGGATCTGCAGTCGATCAACACCACCGCCAACTTCACCTTCATCACGCCCAACCTGTGCAACGACGGCCACGATTCGCCATGCGTGACGGGTGCGCCGGGCGGGCTGGTGTCGGCCGATGCCTTCCTGCAGAAGTGGGTGCCGCTGATCATGGCTTCGCCGGCGTACCAGCAAGACGGTCTGCTCATCATCAACTTTGATGAAAGCGCCTATGCGTCGCAGACGATGGATACGACCACCACGCCGCCCACGCTCACCATGACCTTCACCGGCCAGACCTGCTGTAACCAGCAGCCGGGCCCGAACGTGACGTTCCCGATCACGCAGAGCTTCCCGGCATCGGTGTCGCACTACCCGTACAACATCAACCTGGTGACACAGAGCCACGGTGGCGACCGCACGGGTGCAGTACTGCTCTCGCCGTTCATCAAGCCGGGCACGGTGTCGACCACGCAATACAACCACTACGCATTGCTCAAGACGCTGGAAGACATCTTCCAGGTGGGCGGCTACCTCGGCTATGCGAGCCAGGAAGGCCTGCAGTCGATGGGCAGCGACGTGTTCACCAACCTTAACTAA
- a CDS encoding TetR/AcrR family transcriptional regulator, whose product MATQAERTTATRQALIDASTQLLIEQGYAAFGEARVCELAGISRGSLRHQFPEGRYDLLPAMVASLLDREVAQLAALGPLSASVRMHLMLHMLVQRRQRHTSLAILEVWMASRGDERLAQAVGPLLATVPERLFGQDPNGPPQPELLALRLFLHGATLHSFAADYNRDELADAVQWLLAQLTPPPELKVVLARIGHAGAAQRTA is encoded by the coding sequence ATGGCCACCCAAGCAGAACGCACCACCGCCACGAGGCAGGCGCTGATCGATGCCTCCACCCAATTGCTGATCGAGCAGGGCTACGCAGCCTTTGGCGAGGCGCGGGTGTGTGAACTCGCCGGCATCAGCCGTGGTTCGCTGCGGCATCAATTTCCAGAAGGGCGATACGACTTGCTTCCTGCGATGGTGGCATCGCTGCTGGATCGGGAGGTGGCGCAGCTGGCGGCGCTGGGGCCGCTATCGGCCAGTGTGCGGATGCACCTGATGTTGCACATGCTGGTGCAGCGGCGCCAGCGGCATACGTCACTGGCGATTCTGGAGGTGTGGATGGCGTCGCGCGGCGACGAGCGGCTGGCCCAGGCCGTCGGGCCCCTGCTGGCGACCGTGCCGGAGCGGCTGTTCGGGCAAGACCCGAATGGCCCGCCGCAACCCGAATTGCTGGCGCTGCGCCTGTTCCTGCATGGCGCAACGCTGCACAGCTTTGCCGCTGATTACAACCGAGATGAGCTGGCCGACGCTGTGCAATGGCTGCTGGCCCAACTCACGCCACCGCCGGAGCTGAAAGTGGTGCTGGCCCGCATCGGTCATGCGGGCGCCGCGCAACGCACGGCTTAG